The Ailuropoda melanoleuca isolate Jingjing chromosome 9, ASM200744v2, whole genome shotgun sequence genome includes a region encoding these proteins:
- the NDN gene encoding necdin, which yields MSEQSKDVCDPNSAAEDSNSEVHSSPGFPGGLSPPASQAAILAGPESPPLGPIDAPLASPPPQAPSDEGDPKALQQAAEEGRAHQAPSTAQPGPAPPAPAQLVQKAHELMWYVLVKDQKRMIIWFPDMVKDVIGSYKKWCRSILRRTSLILARVFGLHLRLTSLHTMEFSLVKALEPEELDRVALSNRMPMTGLLLMILSLIYVKGRGARESAVWNVLRILGLRPWKKHSTFGDVRKLITEEFVQQNYLKYQRVPHVEPPEYEFFWGSRASREITKMQIMEFLARVFKKDPQAWPSRYREALEEARALREADPTAHCPRSSVSED from the coding sequence ATGTCCGAACAAAGTAAGGATGTGTGCGACCCCAACTCTGCAGCCGAGGACTCCAACTCCGAGGTGCACAGCAGTCCTGGATTTCCCGGGGGGCTCTCCCCGCCCGCGTCTCAGGCCGCGATCCTTGCAGGGCCAGAGAGCCCTCCTTTAGGCCCGATCGACGCCCCTCTGGCCTCgcctccaccccaggccccaaGCGACGAGGGAGACCCGAAGGCCCTGCAGCAGGCCGCGGAGGAAGGCCGCGCCCACCAGGCCCCGAGCACGGCCCAGCCCGGTCCAGCGCCGCCAGCCCCGGCCCAGCTGGTGCAAAAGGCACACGAGCTCATGTGGTACGTGTTGGTCAAGGACCAGAAGAGAATGATCATCTGGTTCCCAGACATGGTGAAGGATGTCATCGGCAGTTACAAGAAATGGTGCAGAAGCATTCTGAGGCGCACCAGCCTCATCCTCGCACGAGTGTTCGGGCTACACCTGAGGCTGACTAGCCTGCACACGATGGAGTTTTCGCTCGTTAAAGCGCTTGAGCCAGAGGAGCTGGACAGGGTGGCGCTGAGCAACCGCATGCCCATGACAGGCCTCCTGCTGATGATCCTGAGCCTCATCTATGTGAAGGGTCGCGGCGCCAGAGAGAGTGCTGTCTGGAACGTGCTGCGCATCCTGGGGCTGCGGCCCTGGAAGAAACACTCCACCTTTGGAGATGTGAGAAAGCTCATCACGGAGGAGTTCGTCCAACAGAATTACCTGAAGTACCAGCGCGTACCCCACGTTGAGCCGCCAGAGTACGAGTTCTTCTGGGGTTCCCGTGCCAGCCGTGAAATCACCAAGATGCAAATCATGGAGTTCCTGGCCAGGGTCTTTAAGAAAgacccccaggcctggccctccaGATACAGAGAAGCTCTGGAGGAGGCCAGAGCTCTGCGGGAGGCTGATCCCACTGCCCACTGCCCCCGCAGCAGTGTCTCCGAGGACTAG